CATTTTCGCTACATGATATAGTGGAAATAAATCTGCAATTTGGTAAATATTTTCGGAATGTTGGCGGGAATTACGTGACGTTGATCGATATTATAACGAAAGAGCAAAGCTATTACTTGTGGGGAGAATCTTTAAAAGTTGCACATGCGTTTTGGCACCACGATATATTTTCTTCAGTGCAGATCAATATAGATAAAGCATTCCAAAAAGCGTTAAATCTAGAAAATGAAGATGAGGCTGTTGAAGCAATTCGTGATCAGGCGGAAAATATTCCATTGTTTTATGGAAAAGTGAACGGATAAAAAGATTTCTATAGTGCTTATTGTGCGATTAGGAGAAGACTCGAAGAGTTATCTCCTAATCGTTTTTTTTTGTTTAAAAATACTTCTTGACGCGTTATACTATGTATTGTATAGTAATGTGTAACAGGAGGTATATTATGGATTCACAATTAAAAAAAGGCTTGCTGGAATATTGTATTTTAGCCATTTTAAAGAAATCTGATTCCTACGGTTATCAAATCATCAAAGATTTATCAGATGTGATAACAATGTCAGAATCAACATTATATCCAATCTTAAAACGGTTAGAAACAAAGGAAGAATTAGAAACATATTCAATGGAACATAATAGTCGCTTAAGAAAATATTATCGAATCACAGATACCGGTAGAGATAAGATCAAAGAGTTTATCCAAGAATGGGACGAAGTAATGAAAGTATATCACTTTATTGAAATGGGGGAGAAAGATGAATAAACAATCGTTTTTGTACCAATTAAAAGAAGGGTTGATTCGTTTGGACGAAGCGGAAAAAGAACAATTTATCCGCTATTATGATGAACTGATCGAAGATTATATAGAAGATGGTGCAAGTGAAGCACAAGCTGTAAAAAAACTAGGGAAGCCATCGGTCATAGCTAGTAAAATTTTGGAAGAGGCATTTGAAGAAGGAAATATTACGCCGAAAAAAACGCTCAGCCCGTTACTTGTGCTGTTGCTCGTTCTTGGCTTTCCTTTATGGGGTAGTCTTTTAATCGCTGTAATTGCGCTTGTTGCATCTGCTTATGTGGTTATATGGTGTCTTCCTTTTTCGACTGGAGTGTTTGCAGTGGCTGGGTTGATTGCGTCCGTTTTTAGTATGTTTGCTAGTTTTTTTGCACTACAAGATGGTATTTATATTGCAGTCACGCAGTTAGGTGTTGGCGTTTTAGTATTGGGATTAGCCATACTGAGCGGGCTGTTAACGATTTTGATGGCAAACTATTTCATCAAAAT
This genomic stretch from Enterococcus haemoperoxidus ATCC BAA-382 harbors:
- a CDS encoding PadR family transcriptional regulator, encoding MDSQLKKGLLEYCILAILKKSDSYGYQIIKDLSDVITMSESTLYPILKRLETKEELETYSMEHNSRLRKYYRITDTGRDKIKEFIQEWDEVMKVYHFIEMGEKDE
- a CDS encoding DUF1700 domain-containing protein encodes the protein MNKQSFLYQLKEGLIRLDEAEKEQFIRYYDELIEDYIEDGASEAQAVKKLGKPSVIASKILEEAFEEGNITPKKTLSPLLVLLLVLGFPLWGSLLIAVIALVASAYVVIWCLPFSTGVFAVAGLIASVFSMFASFFALQDGIYIAVTQLGVGVLVLGLAILSGLLTILMANYFIKISRSFSNKVFRLIRVKELLL